ATAAATTGCCTACGCGTTGAACGCAGAATAAAACGAATCCAGTAGTCAGTGTGCCTACACCACTGGAGATACAAAGTGATATACAAAGTTCCAAAACTTCAATTCCCACTTCGCAATCAAACTGACGAAATTCGCGACAcccaaccttttttttttgacagacTTTCAAACGAACAGGTTGATCCCATCACCAAATGCACTGAGCGAAAGGTTGAAACATATTTatagtaattaaaattgatttgaaaagTTTAGATTGTCTCTATGGTCGCACACTCTCTTCAAAACGTACAATGTTTCAAAGTCGGAATACCGACTGATTCCTACACAGGCTCCGGTCGGTCGTATAGGGCACATTATGGCAAGAGATCACTCTGCCCACCCCCTTATACGATTCCATTCAAAAATATAGCACTGCTAACTctaaatatgttaattatttcacattttattGTCTTCAAGGCCACATTAAAggcgaaaaataaatattttaatatatgcacacaaaagaaaacacaatttaaactAAAGTCATCTAATATTAAGATGAGTTAAGAGATTAATTTTTGTCAGTCTGGCTAATACAACTATTTCGAACAATTTTCAGAATTCATCTTTGTTGCTACTACTTTGACCGCGGGTGTAGTTACCATTTGCCTGCATGTGTGACAAAACTTTCTAATTAATGTTGCTGCAGCCCCGCACTGAAAAGTTGACAAGTTCTCacgtgtatttgtatttgccaAGGCGAGGACAAAGTTTTCGGTGTCGGCTTTTAGGCGCACTGcgtaatatattttactttggctgttgctgttgtttttgccttCGCTGCGGTCTCGATTATGCAGGGAATTTGAGTCTGATTTTAATTAGCTGTCCGGGCAATTAGATAAGCATCAAGCGCTCGACAAAAACGAGTCAGAAAATCCagcaatttgaaaaaataaagatacgTCGTCAGTTTGAAATCCGATAGAAAACGCTATGCACAACTTAGTTATCAAAGTATACGGTGTAGTACTTTGTTGAAGATATAATAAGACTACATATTATACATTCTTTATAAGCACTAGCAgtcgaaaaaatataaatatttttaaattaaaacaattctTCTGCCATTAATTTGTTGtagttataaaaaatagtGTTTTCTCgcagttttttcttttaaattggtAATCACATTAGTTTAACTAAAATTTGATAATGGCTTTCTCATTCTGGGGTGCTCACATTTGGCTTTACGATAATTGAATACTTTTATTTGTTCGCTGATCTATGCttgaaaagcaatttaaaacatttgcaaTCGGTTTCCTTTATGCAACGGATGACAAAAAAGACATCCTACAAATCCGACAATCCTGCTAATATAGGAGCAAAATGTATATACACCTTAATCAGTAAGCCCAAGTTCTTTAAGGTCAGGCAGCATCCCAGATTTAGTAATTACTTGGAACTACAAGACAGTCATCTATGAAAGCGGTATGTAAATATGAATCCAATAAAAATCAGATGGACTCAAAACTTGTtgtaacaatttaaaataataaacgtaATATCTGGGAATTCCATATATCtgcaacaattttaaagatgGTCATGCTATAAAATGTATGTCTGActtgcataaattaattggctttcattttaagcaattttaaaaagtgtaatGTACCTTTTAAGATTGGATAATTTAagtagataatttagcttttaatgagataaaaaatcaaattatgtaTGAACTTATAAATACTGTCTAACCCGAAAAACAACACACAAAAGAATCTAGATTCCAAgagaaattgaatttgcttctattgaatatatatttttaatggcatTTTAAGAGTGAAGAAATTATGTTTAATCAGATATAtcaactttaaaactaaattcttttaaaaaatggagttcagttgaatcaaaaatgtatataataatgtagtaatatttataacttcagaaaattttaatacaaaataatatccaatactttttttaaataattatttcaacgAATAAATTcgattaaagttttattattacaagatcttagtaattttaaattgtcataataataaatttaaaaatactggGTCCACTGTTTAAATGGAAGacattatatattaattttaattaattattaaaaaaaaagaaaatgaactTCAAGGgctttatacatttaatttgcaagttaatcaaacaaaagaacAAATTTTTCTCTTGAAACTCACTCAGGCTTGAGCCGACCTTAAAAGAGCTAAGGACTGACCCGAATTCAAATCGAATAAAAACACAACTTGCGAACTGGGCAAGACAACGACTACCCGCTAGCTTGTCCTCGagtttgcaatatttttaagtttcccattcaaattgaattaaataatatgCACTCGACTCGCAAACAGAACTTTCCCCGAAACTTAACTTTCGCTGAGCTCACCAGGGGGCGAAAAGTGGGGATGGAAGAGGAAAAGCGTaagcaaaaagcaaaataagGCAAAGAATCTGAGGAGGTTCCTGCAACTTTCATAATTCATTTCTGCCTGAGTGTAACAATTTTTGCACTTTATGACTTTCGAGTGCGCGCAGTGCGACTGCCTTGAGTTTGACTTTCGGGCCCGCAAATCATGCAATTGCACCAGCAACTACAACAGCAACTCTCGGCGGGAACTTCAAGTTGCTAACATTTTGGGTGCATCCTGCTTTTCGGTGGGAGAACACCATTCTCGTCTTGTTTTTGTGCTAATTACAGGGGCAGGACGGTGCATTCCACTTGGCAACAGCCGGAAACAAACTTGCGGCCAAGAACAACAAGCAGGCAACCAAAAAACGGCGATAACCGTAAAGGCCAGCCCTcaacaaaaacccaaaaacaacaagaaggAAGCTTAAGTCGAATAAAGCGACTGGGATGTACCGACTATTAggtattatatataattaagttCACTATATTCATAGTACATGTTATTGTCACACATTTTACTTTATGTTACAGGCATGATCGTGTAAGTATGTGcattaattataaatgtttgtcagccaaaatttgtttataccCATTTACCCATTTAAAATACGATAGCGAATAACACATTGagtaaatgattttttgttttaacttatTTCGACTATTGGTTAATACCCCTCACTGTTGAACTACTGGGTATAAAAACAAGGATCGAAAGCGAAAaagaaaaggcaaacaaaacacCAGCGACTGGCCAAAAGGCAAGGCCACAGGCCTGACCAGGAAGTTGTAAACGGCAAAACGGCATTGGGGCAGGCGACCAGCTCGGTTCAAGTTCCCGACGAAGCTCCAGCTTAAGCCGGTCAAAGAGAGCGTCGAAAAGGGCtgaaagcaaaacaaagccGCCAGCAAGTTCCCTGGCATGAGCAAACAGATTGGCAGGCGAAACGACCTCGGGCTGGTCCAAAAGTGCTCGTACATGTTCTACCTAAAATAGATGGGAGGTCCGGCTATTATAGCCTCCATCTACCATCTACCTGCTTCCCCTGCATATGTTTACCTGGAAGTGccggcaaaaaaaataacaagtaGTAACCACttcgaaaaataaaagcaaaattaaagcttaaattgTATCGATCATATGGAATATTGAAAACTACTTGAGGAAAATACTGGATGTCTAAGTAAACATATTACCTCtttgaaattttcttttaaataacaaattttttaacattaaggGCATTGTATTAAtgttttgacattttattgCGGTTGGAGAACATTTAATAATCTTgagtttttcttaaaatctCATATATTCTGGACCAGCAAACAATATTGTTAAAAgttgaatatatatatctaaattGGTATTTTACAAAGTGCAGACAGTCTTAGGACCTTAGCAACTATTGACATAACACAGAACTTTAATTGATTTGGAACATTCTCAATTTGCCTTGTGTGGAAGTAATAAATTTGACATTAtatcaaatcaatttttgaGGGTCATGAATTGACACACGATTTATTTCGATTTACAAGAACATCTTTGTATTTTTGGGTCTCGATTTCAATGGCATATCTTTCATCCATAAACATTGTTGATGTCACGCATTGACACGCGTCGTCCTTCTCGGTAAAACAACAGAaattttcgatttatatgtatatacaacGACAATTGAATGCGGGCGAGTACCCAAAGGACTCCGCCCCATGCAGACGAAGTTCGATATTTGGTTTCCGCATTCCCTCTTCAAATTTCCCTTATCGCAGGCCCACTcccacataaatataaataaatacatacaaataaGTATCAGAAAAGGATATGGGAGCCGAAATGGAGTCGGTCTTGGAACACAACTGAAACAATAAGAACGCCGCACTGTGGTTTGCCTACAGAAAATATTGCGTTAAAATGAACCGGTATAGAAGATATAATGACAAGAAAGCAAAATTATTTACGAAGACTGtattgattattaatatttaaataattattaattggtttggtttatataatataatgattttattttcatttatatcaAAATACGTCTAGagtggcaaaaataaaatgtcttTTGTATTAAGACTTCTTTTAAACGCATCTATTTTACTTAACAATACCTTAAACTTATTGTGTTGCCATAGTCTTTTCGACCCATTGTAAGCCACATATAAGAGAGGGCCATCAAAAATGGGTTGCTTAAGTGAAAACACTTGAACAATTCAGTCGGACTCAGTTGAGGCCGCATATATAATacgattttgatgaatttaAGGCACGGGAATTGTCAATCAAATAACAGTACAACAATTATGGTAAATGGAAAAGTGGTACGGTAAAAAATATACTAACAGACTGTTACATGTATCAAgaccattaaataaaaaactagaaagtatttaatttttcataaaaaagttGATCATTAAGTAAACGATTtgttaattaatgttttttgggTGATATTCTTGGAAAtgaattatataataaatttcagACTTTTGAAAACGCGGAACATAATcaccaaaaaaatatctttatttaataatttgttgttgAATAACCAATTtcattattacattttaagctTGCCATTGTTTTTACccagtaaaataaaaagaaatgatTTTTTCTTAAGCggataaaaagcaaaaaaacagtaacgcttcaaacaaattttgcaaatcaaacaaataaacaccggtttattaattacattacTAGACTCTAAAACcaacacaaaatttttaaagttaatagCCAAAAAATCAGATTAATTATATTGTTAATACCTTGCGATCCAAATAACGTTTGCAAAGCAAGCCATCACCACACGTATTTGTTGGAGAGAtacaaatcttttaaaaatgaatccACTTAGGCCAAATACCTCAGTAAGCAGAATACAAAGTTTAAACTATTTGCTAACGCTTATCAAAAAATACCACACGGATCTTAACAATGGGCTGCTGAGCAATTAATCTCGTGGAACCAAAccgaacaaaacaaaacccgaGAAATCCGGTTGCCTCTAATGCGGCTCATAATTTATGAGCCTTCGCACGCACAAAAAGTCTCGGCGTTAGGAATCAACGCTCacataatttgcataaattggAGATGTATCAACTGAAATTGAGGTAATAAAGCCAACAGCGAGTAAAGGGCCCTATCAAATTCTGGGCTTTGATGACGGAGTTGCTGATCTGCTATCGGGGCACTTGTAATTGGCACTAATTTGCTTTCACTCCATTAAAGAATCCCCCCAcgatttaaatgcaaatgagGGCGTTCCACTGGATAGAAAAATAACAGGTTGGCACTGTGCGAATACTATTAAATCCAATTAAGAATTggaaataaaatcaatctCCGAGCACGGGCATACTCCCTCATGTATGAGGAAGTGGCCCAAACCAGCTTCGCCTTTTATCACAATTTATGCAAGCtgacaaaaatgttaataattacaTTCGCTCTCCCCGAAATAAAGTTAAGCGTCCGCAGGTGTGTGTCAACCCACAAGAACCAGATACGAAAAGTGAGATTCGAGATGCTGTATCCACAGGCTGCGACCGTGAACCCCGCAAGTTCAGCGGTAAGTCAGCTGTTTCAGTgccttttgctgctgctgcattcTACCGAAACCCAAGAAGTGATAATCGTTGAAGAAACCACTTAATTGGACAGAGAGACCCAGGCACCCAGAGCACCATCGCTCTCGTGCTCATCTTCCATGCTTagcaaaatacaaataaaacaataccCCCGACTTAATCCGGTTATTAAACTTTACACTGTGCAGCAAGTTCGTGTAACTTCTATCTCGTTTCAGCTTGGAAATGGATTGGTCCCATCGACTATAAAAGTGCTGCGCATGCTCAACGACGCTTTTAGTTcgttattaaatttcaaagtgATCGGTTCGGGACCCCTGTGTTCTTCCCACCTAAAATAATAGGATCCCTAGCAAATATGTCACCCAAATACGTAAGTGGACTACTTTTCTGTACAAAAGTGAATTCTTAATTGCTCCAAATGGATATGAAAATTTTGTTCTAAAGCTGGTCTTTCCTGAAATGGACTTTTTTGGAATGCAGCAAATTTGTTCTAATTAGTTATTTGCGTAAGCATCACTAGTGAAATTCCAGTTTGCTGCATAAATTACAATATGCAATCGGTTCTGAACAGAAATtaacattatgaacaaatcAAATGTTTGAATACATTGCCAATTAAATAGTTGATTAAACAaccaacgaaataaaaaacttgTGAACTGACGTTGGCTACTTTACATATTTTCgttcgttaaaaaaaattgctttattATTTGAGGTGTGAAACTGCGAGCCATGACCATAGGATGACTTATAATTTCTtctttgcataaatttcaaGCTCGATTAGTTTCATTATAGCTGCTAAGTTAATCATTGCCTGAGAAGGTCTAATGACCTTTCCCACAAGGGAAAGGAACGTTTCCGTTAGAATATGAACGCGAATAGAACTGGCCATAAACTAATCCAGTTTTGGCATGTGCCGAACAATGCAAGGCTTTTGCCGATTCGAAGGTCAACATACATCGGatgggaatatttttaaagcgcCCACACTTCCAGAGCAAAAACTTAACCAAATTTTGGAAATTGGAACAGTTTTGGAATGTCTGTGaccaaattaaacaataaggCCATAACTTAAGAGATACAAGCGAAATTGGTTGGCAAATCAAACAAAGTTTTTGGCCAAGGTAACCTTTTTTTCCCActattttttgtaagttttaatGATATTTAGATTAAGTaagtcaaacattttttatcaggcatatatattttcagatactcaaataataacaaatgttTGCATTTTCAAAAGGTTTCATTAACTcgttcaaacattttttatttttctttgagAATGCATCTTAGTGGCACCTTAACATATGCATTtacttataatatataaagtcATAAgcattataaaacaatttctcCAATTTCATTTCAGTCTTTCATTGCACTGGCATTGTTGATCGGCTTCTGCGGAGCTGATGTGTCGGAAATAAAGGCGGATAAGGTTGCCCTGCCTTTCAACGACTTACTGCCACCCCTCCAGGATGAACCGAGCACCACCACGACAACCACGACAACTGCAAGGCCAGTCACAACGTTGGCCACAAAGCCCACCAAGAAATCGTATTACCAGAAGCCAGCTCAGCTGGCCAAGGATGATAAATCGAAGTCCATTGCCGGCAAGCTGGACGTGCAGGACCTCCCTCTCGATCTGCTCCCACCCTTCGaggatgatgccaagccaGCGGAGGACAAGCCTCAGCCGGTGGTGAAGACCACGCCCAAGCCTGCGATCAAGGTCGCTACACCCTCTGCCCCCAAGGTCACGCTTCCGGCTGTTCCCCGTCCCCAGTACTCAGTTCAACCAGCCCCGGCACCCCGACCCCAGTACTCGGCTCAAGCTCCTCCGGCGGTTCTGCCTGCCCCAGTTTCCGCTCTGAGGAAGCGGCTTCCCGTCCCGGTTCTCTAACTACTTCCTCACCAGCACCGTCCGACCACGACGTGGTCCTTTGCCCACGATCACTCCTTTCCCGCGCCACGTCCGGCGGTAGGAATCCACCTCACTAGATTAGATAAGCAACCATTCAAAGGCCAAGTCAgagcataaaataaataagatacGACACACACTGAGATAATGAGTGGAAACTATGCGGTGTTATTTAAAAGCGACTGTTGAAGCATGAAACTCACACAAAATATTCGAagattttaaatgttgatggatcttaaataatttatgaatgCATAGGAGTGAACATTTTGGACCATTGAGGCACTAACATCTGTTGGCATTTTGCCAAGTCAGGTTATCTGTTTTAAATGAACACCTTTGTGGCGGAGTTACAGTGGGTACAGTTAAAATTTGAACATTAaaagataattatttttaagaaaatactttcaatctttttttaatcaaaatagttttaatagtTCCTAATGGAATTTACACAAACTTGTAGAACGTAactacaaattataaatacaatacCACTTCTGTTTGAAACTAATTTGTTTAACacaaagtttttattgtgGTTGGTACTCAATAATTAATTAGAATTATACCAACATGGTCAAGTATCTAGTGGTTTCTCagctgtaaataaatttataaattatataaatattcagtGCAATAGAGCTgtcaaaaacaagaaagttCCTCTAAAACAGCAAAATGTAAGGCCAGGTGTCGCCCCTCCAGCACAATCAGAATACTTTACTTGTCAAACTTCTAAAACGCCTTTCCCTTCCTGCAAGCAAACACATTCTAGTGTCTACCGCAAAAGCGGAATTCGGATTCATTAGcagcatttaattaattgcttgGCGCCGCCGAAACAGAAACTGACACTGAAAGCCGCTGTCAACTGCCAAATAGCTACAAACGTTTTGGCCCCCGGCTAATATACATGTTATGGCACCCAAgccaaaaccgaaaccgaacccgaatccaaatccaaatctcACCGTGAACGCGAACCCACCGCTCGACATTCGCTCAGCCTGCTAAATGCTAATTACTTCGCGTTGATGATGTCGCTGACGTTCGGGCTGTCAGAAATTTGTCGCATTTGCATTGACGTTTGAGTGCAGGCCAGAACCCACACTCGGTAAAAATGTTCTACAAAACAATGCAAGCTTTTGatacaaaacaaacataaattttaatggtAAAATGTAATAgctgaacattttaaaatagtttctttGGGACTTcgttaattatatttaagtatacttacaattgaattaaatattaataaaatatattatttcagttcgtttttctcagtgctgtGCAGGAGAAATCACATGGCTCAACCGATCTAATCAAATCATTGCCATACCGATTTGCCATATTTATGGCTCCCGTTTGTCACTGACTGTTGGCATTGTTGTTACTGGTTGGCTGTTGTCCATTTAGCCGCGTTAATTACACGCCTGATTGACAGTAATGCGTGCTCATTGGCCGACGGTGTTATTGGCGGCAAGTCCGGTGGCGATCTTGATGCAACAGATGATTTAAATGGCTATCTGGCCTCAGGCATTAATGaagcaaacattttcattaatgGCATTAAAATAAGCCATTGAAATAATTCTGACAAATGTTTCACGCATGTAAGGAGAAAAACCATTCCATcgtttaaagattttttctcCATCACCCATTTTCACAATAAATGATGGTTGATCACTGTAGCCGGCAGTATGCATAGTGACGAATCACACCGATTGTGTGAGGCAggaaaaaaattgtcaaactTAATGTTCTAAAAAGTAATTTGAAAATggaagaatttaaaaataattatatgctcttatattaaaaagcaattaatttatgtCAATTTTCCCAAAGCATTTCATAtattctataaataaaaaattaaagtttaaaatgaaaacttcAAATATCAAAGTTAGAAAGCGATAATGATCTACTAAAACCGTCAGAATGCGAAAATTGTCTGACatgttttatttgctttcacaaaaatgttataactTTCTAACAAGAAACTATAAATTTGAGTTTAGGAACATTTACAAATAATCAAAGGCagtgtttgatttaatttcaGATATGctgcaatttaaatgcaaaaatttgcaattaaaagtCAAACTGAGCATAGAATCCTATAGAATACCAATAAATTTTCTAGTCAACTGCCAGAAAAGTGGTTAAAACGATTTTCAGTTGCAATGGAAACTTTTTAAGCCGTTTCGTATGATATTTCCCATGTCGGGGCAACTGTAAAGCGGGCGAAAGCCGAAGCCGCTCAATGTCTGGCCGTGACAAAATCATTGCGATATAATGCGCGTCAACTAATTACTCAACCCCCAGCTCTTCCCGCGGGAAATGCCATGAGCTGCCAAGCCGAGCAACAATTTAAATGACACTAAGCGATGTCGAAAGGCGACTCGAATGATTACATTTCTTGTACTTCGAACTTTGTGTACCTCTAATAGACGACAGTTTAAACAGCTTAAGTCGTTGGTATTTGgataacttttttataaaccTGCTAATTACTGCTACaataatatcaattttattttattattgaaattttaaaagtattatatTCTTCGAAAGTCCATACTAATAAGGTTGGAAATCGGTTGGTTTGgtcaaaaaaagtattttcctAATTCAATATAtgtgtaaattaatttgaaatttctttaaaaaaaattattttcttttgagAAACATCTGAAATTCATGGataataaaagttatattccACAGAAATGTTATTTCAGTAGCACGTCTCGGGCTCTGATACTATCGTCTCGTATGTCGGCAAAGGGTATTGGCACGGAGCGCTctcattaaaaaagtttttcctgTAATGCGTGGAAAGCCATTAGATGCTGGCCATGGCATTGGAGGGAGCTTTCCACTCTTTCACACCCTCTTGTGTGTGGATATCGCAGCAGCATTAAAAATCGCTTTTACAAATGGTGCCATAAGCTCTTTGGCAAACTTTTAATGTGCACATACACAGACACGCACATAGTTGGTATCGCACGAGGGCGAAAGATTTATGTGGCCAACGCGGCGTATGAGCGTTGCGAAGGGTTTTCAGCTTTAACACAGCCTGAACTGGCCTAGCGAAACCCCTGCTCAAGCATTTAGATATATTAAAAGTGTCTAGACTATGCCACATTAGTCAGCACAATAAACAATActcacaataataataaaaaagagcAAATATAAGGCCACCAAATGAAAACGTTGTCCGACCTGCTTAATGGTCAATAAGATCGGAATAAAACGACAACATTTATATTCCACTCGATGCAAATGATAGTAAAGCAGCTCGCATTTACAATGATTTtgtactttaattaaattttcccaCTTGCTGGGTAGTATGTTAATTTCCCCGCCGAAAGACGATTTTCACTTTTCGCAGCTGTCGCCGAATGAATTAATGACCTTAAGGGAATGGCCGGCAGGACAATTACTTTCCGCCACAACACTGATGTAAGTGTTTGctcgaattttaaattgattgtaaatattaaagtttccCGAGTCCTTCAACTTTAAATGCAATATTTCGCCAACTTTTCTCATTTGACCAGTGCAaactataataattttaatatggcCATGTAGCCGCACACTGATAGGGAAGGGTCTGGCCTACGATGGGGCTATCATCCGGGCCACCACCCACACATATCCCTTTAATTATGCTATGCCAACAGCGGGACAGAAAAGGGGAGGGCTGCATCTCGAATTTGCATAAG
This genomic window from Drosophila gunungcola strain Sukarami chromosome 3R, Dgunungcola_SK_2, whole genome shotgun sequence contains:
- the LOC128252694 gene encoding LOW QUALITY PROTEIN: uncharacterized protein LOC128252694 (The sequence of the model RefSeq protein was modified relative to this genomic sequence to represent the inferred CDS: inserted 2 bases in 1 codon) yields the protein MSPKYSFIALALLIGFCGADVSEIKADKVALPFNDLLPPLQDEPSTTTTTTTTARPVTTLATKPTKKSYYQKPAQLAKDDKSKSIAGKLDVQDLPLDLLPPFEDDAKPAEDKPQPVVKTTPKPAIKVATPSAPKVTLPAVPRPQYSVQPAPAPRPQYSAQAPPAVLPAPVSALXGSGFPSRFSNYFLTSTVRPRRGPLPTITPFPRHVRR